Genomic DNA from Scylla paramamosain isolate STU-SP2022 chromosome 25, ASM3559412v1, whole genome shotgun sequence:
ACATGTACCCCaccacaccccaaacacaccgcCCTCAACACAACGCTACAGCGCCCCAACAAACGtccccacaaccaccaccacgccccacaCACACTGCCCCCAGCTACCCAAACGTCACACCCCACACATGGCAACACTGTCACACTAGCGGACAACACCTCTCAACGCGTCTTGCCAACCACACtgattcctctttctccaccagcTTGTCCTCCTGTTCGCCTTCGTGGCGGTCGCCCTCGCTGACACGACTCCCTACGggccgccccctcctcctcctcctacctatAGCCCCCCCGCCCCAACCTACAGCGCCCCTGCACCTTCCTACAGTGCACCTCAGCCAGTGGTgagttcatcacacacacacacacacacacacacacacacacacacacacacacacacacacacacacacacacacacatacactcaccatccctcccacccacccacagagTCCCCCCAAGTATGACTTCACCTGGAACGTCAAGGACGACTATTCCGGCAACGACTACGGCCACCAGGAGGCCCGCGACGGCTACGACACCCAGGGATCCTACTACGTGCAGCTGCCCGACGGCCGCCTGCAGCAGGTCACCTACACAGTCAACGGCGACTCAGGCTTCGTGGCCCAGGTCAACTACCAGGGCGAGGCCCAGTACCCAACACAGCAGGGCTACGGCTCCGCCCCGTCCTACCAGGCCCCCGCCCCGTCCTACCAGCAGCCCCGCCCGTCCTACGCGTAATGCTCCACCCTCGTGACGGCCaagtctttctgtctttgtaaATACTCCATTACACCAGTCACTGTGCGTGCGTCATTCCCACAAAGCAATAAACGAATGCGATAAAACACCgcccttccttcatcctgctATTTCCAGCCTTCATggcctcccttctcttctccttccagtCCTCAGCCTATCAcgatcataaaaaaaactgcCGTCTTCCTTtaaatacaataattattaatcgtaaagaaaattaaacaaaatttagGAACCTGATAATGTTACATAATGTTTTCATATAAAACATTCAACCCTTCACCATCAGCAACTCAAACAAGACACTCCACAGAAGTCTCCTGACGAGCAGTGGTAACGATTTTAAAAGAACGAACATTGCTACAAAAATACTGAGACACGCAGGTAATGCTGCATTTAATGATTATAGGAAAACATACAAACTTTTGCACGAAATACGTAATACAAAACATTTCGCTTCACAAACAAGCTTTGCCACTGCCTCCATCAGCCGACTGCAGGAGCAGTGCGGGATTTCCATTCATTAAATGACCAACTTTCCTTGTGTTGACCTGTTGCAGTCACCCAATACTAGAATCCTTAAGTCACCTCTGACTCAAGTGAAAATTACGGAAAAATTGCCATATACTATACCCCACATGATAAATGTATTGTACTGacctgcggaggaggaggaggaggaggaggaggaggaggaggaggaggaggaggaggaggaggaggaggaggaggagaaaaaagaagaggacgacGATGAGGACGACAGCGACGACAAGCACAAGGACAGCACCGAAATCGACGAGGATAAGAAccagaagacgagaaggagaggGGTGTCAGAAGAACAAACACGATATCAATCTACAACAGCGAAACAAAAACTATGAACAAGAAGCTGAGGtgacacacacagaagagagcTGCAGGGAAGGGTCGAGTGTTGGGAAGAAAGACTGCAAAGTGGCGAAGGATGGCCAAATTATTGGCTGGTAGAAGATCACCTTTAAGGATGTTACTGGACACAGGAAAGGTGGAGTGGCCGAATGACTGATTATCTAATTCATTCAAGGCACCCCACCAACAGGATCACGCGGCTCAAGGGACTGACTGAcatgagtgagtgtgttggtACAGTACAAACGTGGCTGCAGGAGACTGGCGGGATGGTGTAGCGAAGGCAACACGGGTTAGGGCAGGCCGGTGTTGAGGAACAGGAACAGAGTCCGAAAAATACTGATTTGAGAGACTGGATTTCGATATTCATTGATTTTCACGTGTGAAGAGAGGTGGCAAATgactaaaaaatacaaaacaggaGAGGACACCACACTCCAAAAACAAGttctgaagaaagaaaaattcaagGAGGGATGGAGCAGTAAGGA
This window encodes:
- the LOC135113461 gene encoding cuticle protein 8-like, with the translated sequence MALKLVLLFAFVAVALADTTPYGPPPPPPPTYSPPAPTYSAPAPSYSAPQPVSPPKYDFTWNVKDDYSGNDYGHQEARDGYDTQGSYYVQLPDGRLQQVTYTVNGDSGFVAQVNYQGEAQYPTQQGYGSAPSYQAPAPSYQQPRPSYA